TCCAAGAGAATAACCACATAGGAGAAAATCTAGGTTATCTTGGTTTTTTTGTGATGGCTTTTTATATTCAACACCAGAGGcataattcatgaaaaaaaatgtttcataagCTGAACTGAActacattaagttaaaaaaaaaaaacaggtgtgggggggtgcttgggtggtggctcagtgggagagcacttgcctagcatatgtgaggcactggattcgattctcagcaccacatttaaataaataaaataaaggtccattgacaactaaaaaatatctaaaaaaaaaaaaaagattaaaaaaaaacttctctatGAAAGAAACTGTGAAAAAAGTGAGAAGACAAACcacaaactgggagaaaatattcactaAAGACATATCTGAAAAGGACTATGTTATCcaaaagaattcttaaaactcaatagTAAGGACTGGGGAttcagctcagttggtagagtgcctgccttgcacacagaaggccctaggttcaatccctagctccacaagacaaaacaaaaacctcaacagtaagaaaacagtttgtttaaaataggcaaaagagactgggcgtggtggtgcatgcctataatcccagcaactcaagaggctgaggcaggaggatcacaaattgaggccagtctcagcactaagcaagccctaagcaatttagcaagaccttgtctctagataaaatatattttataaagggccttggaatgtggctcagtgtttaaactCTCCTATGtgattcaatcccttgtaccaaattaaaaataaataggcaaaagataCCTCATCAAAGACATGCAGATGGCAAATAAGAACAGATAATCCTGGACTTACAATGGTTCCACttgtggttttcacttttttgcttttacttttctttttttctttcccagtactgaagatggaacccaggcgcactctaccactgagcaacatccccagcccttttgttgaAACCACACTATGGTGTAGactaggtgtattaaatgcatttttaacttaATGATATTTTCAGCTTACACTAGGTTTATCAGGATATAACCCCATCATAAGTCAAGAAGTATCTAGATATCAAAAGATGTTTGCCCAAGCATGGTatacatacctgtaatttcagctacttgggagcctgaggcaggaggtttgcatgTTTGagaccaggctgggcaacttaatgagactctatctcaaaataaaaattgaaaaaggggggctgggatgtggcttaggtggtagcgcgctcacctggcatgcgtgcggccagggtttgatcctcagcaccacatacaaacaaagatgttgtgtccgctgaaaaactaaaaaaataaataaataaatattaaaaaaaaagaaaagaaaaagggctggagatgtagctcagtgatggagaacttgcctagcatgcaggaggccctggatttaatcctcagcaaaacacacacacacacacacacatatgcatgcaatACTCAATGTCATCAGTGAATTACaggttaaaattaattattaattataaatattggCAAAGATGTGCAACTACAGAAACTCataattcaggggctggggttgtggctcagtagtagagtacttgcctcccacacttgaggcactgggtttgatcctcagcaccacataaaaataaataaataagataaagatattgaaaagatattgtgtccatctacaactaatatatatatatatatatatatatatatttttttttttaagaactctaattcggggctgaggatgtggctcaagtggtagcgcagccgcctggcatgcgtgcggcctgggttcgatcctcagcaccacatacaaacaaagatgttgtgtccgctgagaactaaaaaaaaataaatattaaaaaattctctctctctctctctctctctctctctctcactctctctctaaaaaaaaaagaaaaaagaaactctaaTTCATTGTTGGGGGGAATACATAAGAATCCAGCCACTCTAGCCAGgcgttgtggcacatgcctgtaatcccagcagtgcaggaggctgaggcaggaggattgcaagttcaaatttATCGAGGCCCCAGACAACTCAGTGaaaccatgtctctaaataaaatattaaaaattggctcagtggtaaagcacccctggatttaagcCCTggtatcaaaagagaaaaaaaaaaaaaaaacagcaaggcAGTTACTTATAACAATAAACATACTCTTACCATATAATTCATACTCCTTGGTGTATCCTAATGAGTTGAAAACTGATATCAACCCCCAAATCTGCACATGATGTTTATAagaagctttattcataactGATAAATATTGGGAGCAACCAAGGCACCCTTCAGTagaatagatgaacagataaacagatgaacagataaactgtggtacatccagacaatggaatattattcagcattaaaaagaaatgaggggggactggggatgtggctcaagcggtagcgcgctcgcctggcatgcatgcggcccgggttcgatcctcagcaccacatacaaagatgttgtgtccgccgaaaactgaaaaataaatattaaaaaaattaaaaaaaaaaaagaaatgaggggggctggggatatagctcagttggtagagtgcctgcctttcatgcataagaccctgggttcaatccccagcaccacacacacaaaaaaaaaagaaaaagaaaaagaaagaaatgagggctgggattgtggctcagtggtacagcgcttgcctaacatgtgtgaggccctgtattcgatcctcagcaccacataaaaataaataaatacaataaaaaagcaTTGTGTGTCCACACAATGTTAAATGTGTggactaaactaaactaaaaaaaaaaaaaaaaaaaagaagtgagccATCAAGCCATAAaaggatatggagaaaatttaaaacaaattattaagtaaaagaagccatTCTGAAAAGGCTTTATACTATATTATTCTCACTACATAACAGTCTAGAAAGGGAAGAACTAAGGAAGCAGTAAAAATATGAGTgattggtgggctggggttgaggcttagtggtggagcgcttgcctagcatgtgtaatgcactgggttcaaatctcagcattgcatataaacaggtaaataaaaaataaaggtccatcaacaactaaaaaaaaaaaaaaaaaacagtgattacCAGGGCACTGGAGTTTACTGGAAGAATAGATGGAGCACAGGTGAATTTTTGGACAGTGAAATTATTCTGTACAATACTATAATTATGGGTACATGTTATTATACATTTGTCCAGATGTATAGACTATACACCACCAAGAGTGAACTCTAACTTTACCTGTGGACTTCAGATGATTATGATGTGACAATGGAGGCTCATCAATTGTGACAAAAGTACCACTCTGGCACGGGATGCTGCTAAGGGGCAGGGTTGGTTGTGCACGTGTGAGAACTCCTTATATTTTCTGTTCAATTTTGCTGTGGATATACAAAAAcgcagtacaaaaataaaaagcccaTTATAAAACCAAAACCTTAGCAATATCAGGGATGCAGGAGTTCTTGGTAAGTGGTGAATCTCTGCACGTGGGAGGGACTGTCTTTGCTTAAAGAAATGGAGCTGTACTATTCAATACTGGGCACCATATGTGGTATTTGCTGTGAACAGCTCTAAAATGAAACATATTTTGAAGGGTCTTTTCTCCCCCACTTCCTAAATaaagttaattaataaaattaatacctACTGGACCCTAGAGCCAAGGCTGACACCTTTTGGTGCTAGCTTTCCTGTCATccttcagttggtagagtgcctgcctttcatgcataaggccctgggttcaatccccagcaccactctTACTATCAGAGAGTATTTAGGTATATAAATGCCAGAGACTAACTAAAGCTTTGTGAATGAAGACCATAGCGATTATGTAATACCGGAACAGGCTTTAGTCAGGCCACTTATTCTTTCttgatggcattttttttttggggggggggagaccagggattgaactcagagacactggaccactgagctacttccccaaccctgttttgtattttatttagagacagggtctcactgagtagcttagtacctctcttttgctgaggctggctttgaactctcgatcctcctgcttcagcctcccaggctgcttggattacaggtgtgcaccaccacgcctggccctcTAGATGTGTTTTTAAACACTCTCCAACTCTGAGCCTCTCTGAGTCATGCTTGCTCTAGCTGTGAGGCCTTGACCATGCAGTTCCCTCCACCTTGCCTGGCTGACAGCTCACTGTCTTTCTGATTGCAGCATAGACATCAGTTCCTCATGGAAGCCTCGTGACCTCTCTATACAGAATAAGCTGCCACTTCTCCATACCCCTATGTCCCTACACATCCTGTCTCTCTACTTAATATACTAAATGGCAATATTCTGTTTACTTGTCTTTCCTGCGCTAGACTATGACTTCCCTGAGAGCAGAGAGTTTTACCTGTCTCTCTTCTCCCAGTGCTAAGAGGAGTTGCAGGCCCTTAACTGCTGATGGCCCCAGAGATGTCACTGCCTGGGAGGTCCAGATCCAAAACCTCTGGGAAGGGACTTTGCCTCTGCAAAGAGTGGGAAACCACCTTTCACTAGTAAAAGAACCATTTATattgttaaaaagaataattaacatTAGAGGTTATTCATTTGCAATAGATCTTTTAGTGGGGAAGATTTAAGTGTGGatctttttaagtatttgttttaaaaaattaatcaaaggaaGGAGCTGCAGGTGTAGCTCAACACTAGAGctcttgtgaggcactgggttcaatcctcagcaccacataaaaataaagtaaaggcattgtctccatctataatttatatatatatatatatatatatatatatatatatatatatatatttaaaaaattaatcaaagggAGAATTTAAAATCCACGAATCTCTCAAAATCTAAGGCAAAGAATCTGAAACAATAAGAATGAGAACAGACCTTTGTATACCTGGCTGGGAATTTTCCACTTTATTGACGGGAGAGCAAATACCTTCTGCCACGGCACCTTCCTCTTGCCTGGAGTTGGCTGCTCTGACTCTGTACCTTTGTCCAGCTCCGCCCAGTGTCATCTGGCTGCAGCCTTTGGGTCCATCAGCCTCACAGCCAACTCTGGCTGTGACGAGATGGGGCTGCTCCGGCCAGGCCTATGGCTAAAGAAATTATGGATTCTCTTGTTGGTGGTTGTGGAGGTGGCCATGGGCAAAGTGTTAATGACACTGTTTCCAGAAAGAGCCACGCAGAATATCTTGGCCATGGGCCAGAAGACTGGTATGACCAGAAACCCCCAATTCTCCCCTGACAACTGGGTCCCGACCTTCTTCAGCATCCAGTATTTCTGGTTCGTCTTGAAGGTCCGTTGGCAGCGACTAGAGGACAAGGCTGAGCTGGGGGGTCTAGCCCCAAACTGCCCTGTGATTCGCCTCTCGGGACAGAAGTGCAACATTTGGGACTTCATACAAGGTCAGGAGGCTGCTGTGTGCTAGGGCGCTTGAAATGCTGGCGggtggggacagagagagaggttGAAAGGTGCTGAACTCTCCCACTCCAGCTGCTCCTTCTGGGGCTTCTAGTCTTCGTCTGCTCAGGAAGTGAGGGACTCCCTTGAGTTCTGTTGCTCTGAGTGGCATCACAACCTTCCCTGGCACGTCAGTCACAAGCCAGGCATTCTGTCCCACTCTGGCCTCTCAGTCCTTGAATGCTCTTCTTACCGTGTAGTCGGTTCTGCCTGGGTTGCCCTCTGTCCACCTCTACCTGGTGAAATGCTCTTCATCCTTCACACTTCCACTCAATGGCACTTCTTGCAAGCAGCCAACCCCCACTTTCCCAACACAGATTACCCGCTCCCTGAGGCTCTGAAGGTATGACCTTGGCTTGCAGGACTGAGGTGGCTTCCTAGAGGAGATGGCTTTGGAACTTGGCCTTGAAGAATGAGGAAGATTTTTGTAGCTTGAGAAGGGAAGACTGTTTTAAGCAGAGGGAAGGgcaatagtttctttctttcttttgtttgctCATGATTTTAAACAAGAGTGTACAAATGACCTTGATTTATTCGCAAACATTTATCAAACTACCATTGATTACAAAAGCAATGTAACAACTAATTTTATTGTgtgtctactatgtgccagacactatgCAAGAACAGGCCAATCTTCTGAATGCCAATTATCCAAAGATCAGTTTCAAAGATCAGTTTCCTGAAAGCCAGCTTGCCTCAGGAACAATTCACAGAATTGAGttccatcatttttttaaaatatgtatatttttagttatcaatagacctttattttacttatttatttatatgcaatgttgaggattgaattcagtgcctctcctgtgctaggcaagtgctctaccactgagccacaaccccagcccgagttGCATCATTTAAATGTATACTTTCAGTTAGAAAGTATTCAACTTtgtcagccaggcatggtggtgcatgcctgtaatcccaggggcttgagaagctgagacaggagaatcgtgagttcaaagccagcttcagcaaaagcaaggtattaagcaactcagtgagaccctgtctctaaataaaatacaaaacagggctggggatatggctcagtggtctaatgcccctgagttcaatacctagtaccaaaaaacaaaaaaaaaaaaaaaaaggaaaaaagaaagtattcaaCTTTGTTATTGGTCCCTGCTGCTGCAGCTGAGACTGAAAGATAAGGAGACTAAGAggcacaaaagcaaaaataaaaaccctttatttataaaatagagttGACTTTCAGCACAGTGAACCAGAGTCCCCTGAAATAATAAGGTACTAGCCATATAGAAATAAACACTGCTGGCTTCTGTCCTAGAAAAACCTCATAATCCAGACCAGTGAGAAAGGGAAGCAGAGATTCTGGGGAAGGGGCCCTCTCGTGGATGGGGTAAGGAGATGGTCAAGGGAAGGCTAACTGGAGAAAAAATGGTGAGCATTATCATCTGGGGATGTAAAGTCTTGGTACAGTTGAGGAAAAGGGGCTTGGGGAGCAGGGCAGGACAGATGGGAAGAAACAGCAGAAGTCCGAGAGGTAGAGGAGCACCATTCAGTTTGGCAGAAATGGGGTGCAAGAAGCAGGAAGGGGCTGGGTATGttggtgcacctgtaatcccagctactcaggaggctgagacaggaggattataaattcaattagtgagaacctgtctcaaaatgaaataaaaactaaaaaaaatgctcagtggtagagcagccctgggtttaatccccagtagtaaaaaaaaaaagatgaaaaaataaacagaaaccaTCATTAGGGGCCAGAGCTTGGAGGGCCTCATGTCTTATCTGCAGGTAGATGTTATCCTGAGGGTGTTGGTGAGTTCTGAGAGTAAACATGATCAGTTCTGCTTATTAGAAAAACATCTTGTGACTGCTTCAGACTACTACCAGGGCATTAAAATGCTCTGTTGTATGCTTTAGGTATAAACTCTGAACTCATTTTAGAGCCACAGATTTGGGAGAACTGGAAgattctttatatatatgtatatatatattttagtttttggtgcacacatctttattttatttttatgtggtgctgaggatcgaatccagcaccccgcgcatgccaggcgagcacgctaccgcttgagccacatccccagcccaactggaAGATTCTTTATAGTTCACCTAAAGCAACTCCTTCACTTTTCAGATGCAAAGGGCCAGAGAGGTAAATGACTTGTTTAGAGTCACACGGCAAGTTCTTGGCAGAGCCAGAACTAGCTGGTATATTTTCTGTTAATGAATAAGACAAAAGGGCATCAGAGAAATTCTCAGCCATCTCTCATCCTCTGCACATCCATGCACaagcacacatatacacagttcacacacacacacacacacacacacagagagagagagagagagagagagagagagagagcaaaaccTCAATAAACTGACATGTTGTGGCAGAAGGCAAGTAAtggatgagttcaaagccagcttcagcaaaagcaaggtgcttagCACCTTTTGTTTTCTGGACATCTGAGAGTTTAGATGAAACTGGCTTTATTTCATCTCCTGTTTAAAATTCtccaaaatatacaaatgtaCTGGTGAAGAGTCTCCTAGTAAGGACAAATGGGATTTCTCTGCTGAGAGAGCCTGATGTGGGGGCTAATTTACTGGCCCATCAATCATGAGAGTGGGCCCAAGTCCAGTTCTACTATGAAGCAGTTTTCCCAGTTGAACTTGACCATCCTTTCTTGATATTCTTAAAATGGCATTCTCTGTACTGGGGCCTGCAGTCATGGGCAGAGGCCCAGCCCTAAACACAGCCACGCTCTGATACCCATCCTTCCTTTCTTGGCTATCAGGAAAGCAGGGAACTAAGTTTAAACTTTGCCCTCAATACTGGCCACTGTACCCAACCactataaataattaaacaaatggCTCTGTTCCTTCCAGGGTCCTGATGAGTGGGTGTTGAATAttttgccaattaaaaaaaaaaaatccagacagcTAATATTTAGAGTCAGCCCTGACCCTAAGTCACTTTTTTTATCTGAAGAGTGACTCCCTGGGGTCAATGGAGTCCAATGACCGCTCAGAGCCTCCCTGCTAATGCCTGGGCCTCCCTGTCATGTGGGTGAAGAGTCACCATGCAATCAACCAGGAAGACTGAGGCCCACTTCATGCCTCCTGGGACCTCCTATGAAGAAATCCTGTGAGTCAAAGACAAGGAAAACTTTGTATCTTCAGAGAAACTGACCTACCTTCTCCTCATACTGTAgactgaaaaattagaaataagaaactaattgggggctggggttgtagctcagtggtagagcacttcctagcatgtgggagacactgggttctattctcagcaccatatataacgaaataaataaagtttaaaaaaaaaactgattggGTTTCTCCTTTTACTTGGCTACCAAGAGACTCAGAGTTATTTATATAGCTCAGTCACAATAAATGCACAGGACCTTTGAGCCtgctaatttatccatttttcccTCCTGTTCTATGCCTTCCAGAAaaccatgttttttttcctttagtttcaacttaatattttattatatatgcaaAATGCTTCAAATCCTTTGCAGAATAAGGGGGGTATATAACTGACTAAATAAACTCAAGCAGGTTAAGATGCCCTCTGTCTCCATCCATCAGCAAGCCAGGTCAATTCCACTTTCTCCCCTTCACCTTGGCCCACACACCAGCCCTGGTTCCTACTGTCTCTCAAGTGGACTTCCGCAAGGTTCCCTAACTGCTTCTTCCCCACTTCCATGGTCATTCTCAGTCCTTTCTCCACAGAGTAGCCAGTGATATTCAAGTGTGAATCTGATCACTGCACAGATCTACTGAAGCGGTCAGGACTCTGGCTTGCAAGCAACAGAAACTCACTCTAGTTTTACTGGTCACATCCACGTCCACCTATCAAGGAACATATTGGAAAGATGTTGGGGTCTCCCTGGAATCAATAATAGCTGGAGCCCTAAGTATAGGCTGTCTTTCAACATCAATGGTCACACCTGGATCCAGCTGTCACTATGGTTGCTGGGTAAACCCATCACCATTCCTGACAGGAGCACCACCACTGGGCTATGAATGAATTCTGCCATCTCAAGCCTCCAACATCAATGATCTATGTGGGAGGATCAAATCCACTCACCAGGGGTAGGGAAGGTCACTGCctgctccctggctgctgggggCAGACAGTAGAACTGTCCTCTCTGTCTTCCACAGAGCAAGGCTGGGCACAGACACCCATCAATTGTACATAAAATAGAGAATTTCAAGTAGAAAGGAGGTTTGGGGCTGGACAGCCAAAGCTGCAATAATATCCACAACACTTGCAAAAATATCTCTGTGTCTTCCTATTGTACCCagaataaaattcagattttgcACTAAGGCCCTTAAGACTCTTCTGCTCTGGCCTACACCAAACTCCCCAACCACCTCCCCTATTGCTTCCTGCCTGGTACCAGCCAGTGATCTTGTGGATCCTTGAACAAACTAAGCCCTCTCTCCCTCCAGGGGAGCTTTGCACATTGAGTAGCTGAGCCTGGAATGCTCTTCTCTTTTACCCATGGTTGTTTTTTCTTGTCCTTTACTTCTCAGGTTCAATGGCAGCTCCTCAGAGGCCTTTCCTCACCCACCTGATTCTGTTAAGTCTCATTCATAACACTGAGCACAATTTGAAATGACTTCATTTCTGTATTGAACTTGTCTTTTGGCCTGTCTTCCCATTCAATAAAACTCAAACTGTAGACAGCAGAGACCTACTaatctcactctctctctctctctctttttttttctttaagaatgattttttttaaagttgttgatgggtctttattttatttatttatatgtggtgctgagattcgaaaccagggccttacacatgccaggcaagcactttactgctgagccacaacccagccctgctaATCTCACTCTCCACTGAACCAACAGTTGGCAGTGGGGCTTAAATAGTATAAATTCTGAATAAATGTTTGTAGGTAGGATGTGAGTGTGCTGGAGATTGGGGATACAAGTTTGAATGAGGCCCTGCTCTAAGGGGTAACGCGTAGCCTGGGGGATGAGAACACTTAAATAGGCCATGTCCTAGTGCAGGGCAGCACTTACTCCAAGAGATGTCTGACGAGGCCTTAACAATGTTTCAGCTCCGGCCATAACGATCCTCGGGGTTCTCCCCAAAGCTGCCCCAACTCTAAGCTGGGGGAACACCAGAAGGCCCCCACCCAGAAATAATTTTGTGGGCATGGGACCAGTGAATCACACACGGTCTCACACTCAGAAGGACCTCATCCTTGAGATTAACACTCTGTAGTAgctgtcttgaaattcttaacaAGTTTATCTTGGAACTTGCATTTTGTAAGTGAAGCCCAATGGGACAATGGAGGCTGCCCCGAGAACATACAGCCTTGCTCTTCAGACCTTGCAGCTCAGCTGGGGACATGCTCTCGTGGGCCCACTCTTCCACCCCCATATGTCCCTTCTTCCTGTTCCCAGCCAGTGACTGTTGTTACCTTCTAGCCCCATAGAGAATCACCTGGGCACAGCAGGGGAAAGGTCAGGGTCAGGTGTTGGCATTCCCCAGTGTCTTTGGGCAGAGCATATGAAGGGGTGTCCCATCCTGGCTACCAGCACCACAGTGCAATTTGGCAAGTGATTAGGATGATTTGGAGGGAGAAACCTCTTACCTCCCTTTTCTATTTAAGTGCCTAGCATTCCCCTGACAGGGTGAAATATATTTTGGGTCAGGGTGGTAATCAGGTGGGAAAGGCCTGACTTGCCTTCCCTGCTCCGGGCCAGGGCACAGTGCCTTGTTCTGGTGTCTGAGGGGAGAGGGCAGCCAGGATGCCATAGCACACGTGCACACTGCGTTGCAGGCAGCTGGGTGACTTGAGAGCCTGCACTCACTCTATGAACACCCCTGTTTCTTGTGGGGGAGTGTGACATTAAATAGCAACTAAAAAGCAGCATGCTAGGTCAAGatagaaattttagaagaaaataaaaatctttattttaataaatgtgatgACACTTCCCCGTCCTTTTTGAACAAGAGCgcctgcattttcattttgtagcAGATTCTACTCCCTCCTCTTCATGGCCTCCCCATTTTAGAACTTAGGGAGGAGATAAGAGCAGAGAACAACCACTTACGTTTATTGAGCCCCTACTATGGACCAGCCACCATTTAAAACCCTTataagtatttatttgtttttcataacaatcctataaaatatgtatgtattataattatgtctacttatggactgggaaactgaggcactttGATTGGAAAGGGCACTGCCTTCAAAGTCCAGAAGCCAAACTGTTCATTCTAACTTCACCACTGACCTGCTGTGAGTTGGTCCTAGAGGTCTATAAACCTCAGATTCTTTggtctgtaaaatggagaaattttacTACTTTGCAGTATTATTAATCCCATCACCTAGAGAATGGAGGCCTGTTTGCCTCATAAACTGCATTACTCCCCTGTAATTATTTTAAGCACCATCATCTGCAGGTGGACCACTGAGATCACCTAACGTAAACCTCTCACTTTAGAAAGGCGGAAACCAGCTCCATTCCCT
This sequence is a window from Marmota flaviventris isolate mMarFla1 chromosome 10, mMarFla1.hap1, whole genome shotgun sequence. Protein-coding genes within it:
- the Dio1 gene encoding type I iodothyronine deiodinase isoform X2, giving the protein MGLLRPGLWLKKLWILLLVVVEVAMGKVLMTLFPERATQNILAMGQKTGMTRNPQFSPDNWVPTFFSIQYFWFVLKVRWQRLEDKAELGGLAPNCPVIRLSGQKCNIWDFIQDGWAFKNNVDIKIHQNLQDRLRAAHILLAKSPQCPVVVDTMQNQSSQLYAALPERLYVLQEGRILYKGKPGPWNYHPEEVRAVLEKLHS